attacttctactactatggctaacggttagcaataaagtaaagtaattacatggcgttttcattgacacgcaggtcatacaataaattaagacaactcctatggctcctgccggttgtcattctcatcgacatgcaagtcgtgattcctattacaagaacatgatcaatctcatacatcacatatatcattcatcacatcctttttggccatatcacatcacatagcataccctgcaaaaacaagttagacgtcctctaattgttgttgcatgttttacgtggctgctatgggtttctagcaagaacgtttcttacctacacaaaagccacaacgtgatatgccaatttctatttacccttcataaggacccttttcatcgaatccgatccgactaaagtgggagagacagacacccgctagccaccttatgcaactagtgcatgtcagtcggtggaacctgtctcacgtaagagtacgtgtaagttcggtccgggccgcttcatcccacgatgccgccgaatcaagataagactagtaatggcaagaagaattggcaacatcaacgcccacaactgctttgtgttctactcgtgcatagtaactacgcataggcctggctcatgatgccactgttggggatcgtagcagaatttaaaaaatttctacgcatcaccaagatccatctatggagtatactagcaacgaggggaaaggagtgcatctacatacccttgtagatcgcgagcggaagcgttccaatgaacggggttgatggagtcgtactcgccgtgatccaaatcaccgataaccgagtgccgaacggacggcacctccgcgttcaacacacgtacggagcagcgacgtctcctccttcttgatccagcaagggggaaggagaggttgatggagatccagcagcacgacggcgtggtggtggaagtagcgggatctcggcagggcttcgccaagcttctgcgagagggagaggtgttgcaggggggagagggaggcgccaggggctgtcctgctgctgccctccctccccccactatatataggccccctgggagggggcgccggccctggatcccatctacaaggggggggcggcggccaggggggaaacttgccccccaagtcaggtggggcgccccccacccctagggtttccaaccctaggcgcagggggaggcccatggggggcgccccagcccactaggggctggttcccttcccacttcagcccatggggccctccgggataggtggccccacccggtggacccccaggacccttccggtggtcccggtacaataccggtgacccccgaaactttcccggtggccgaaacttgacttcctatatataattcttcacctccggaccattccggaactcctcgtgacgtccgggatctcatccgggactccgaacaactttcgggtttccgcatactaatatctctacaaccctagcgtcaccgaaccttaagtgtgtagaccctacgggttcgggagacatgcagacatgaccgagacgcctctccggtcaataaccaacagcgggatctggatacccatgttggctcccacatgttccatgatgatctcatcggatgaaccacgatgtcgaggattcaatcaatcccgtatacaattccctttgtcaatcggtacgttacttgcccgagattcgatcgtcggtatcccaataccttgttcaatctcgttaccggcaagtcactttactcgtaccgtaatgcatgatcccgtggctaactccttagtcacattgagctcattatgatgatgcattaccgagtgggcccagagatacctctccgtcatacggagtgacaaatcccagtctcgatccgtgccaacccaacagacactttcggagatacccgtaatgcacctttatagtcacctagttacgttgtgacgtttggtacacccaaagcactcctacggtattcgggagttgcacgatctcatggtctaaggaaatgatacttgacattggaaaagctctagcaaacgaactacacgatcttttatgctatgcttaggattgggtcttgtccatcacatcattctcctaatgatgtgatcccgttatcaacgacatctaatgtccatggtcaggaaaccgtaaccatctattgatcaacgagctagtcaactagaggcttactagggacatggtgttgtctatgtatccacacatgtatctgagtttcctatcaatacaattctagcacggacaataaacgattatcatgaacaaggaaatataataataaccaatttattattgcctctagggcatatttccaacaactatatgttaatgctttggtccggtactctattaaaaggaggccttaatatcccttagtttccaataggaccccgctgcaacgggagggtaggacaaaagatgtcatgcaagttcttttccataagcacgtatgactatattcgaaatacgtgcctacattacattgatgaattggagctagttctgtgtcaccctatgttataactgttgcatgaataatcgcatccggcataattctccatcaccgatccaatgcctacgagcttttcacatattgttcttcgcttatttaattttccgttgccactgttacaatcactacaaaactatcgctgttacttttgccaccgttactgttacttccatactactttgctactaaatattttgctgcagatactaagttatccaggtgtggttgaattgacaactcaactgctaatacttgagaatattctttggctccccttgtgtcgaatcaataaatttgggttgaatactctaccctcgaaaactgttgcgatcccctatacttgtgggttatcagtgtgcatagaatttttttttgttttccacgCAACGATTCCCAACATTAACTTATTCTTTTGTTGGTCTTCTCCCTTCGATTTGTTGCCATGATTGAACTATTCTTGGACCTACTCGAGCTTGATTGAACTATTATTGACCTCTTTGACTTCTGTTCACTGGCCTTGACCCTTGTTGACCCCCTATGTGGCGTGCCATGTACTATAGGGGTTGGGACGTCGAGTTGGGTTGAAGTCATTACTACAACAACGACGATGTATAGGAACCTTCTAAAAGTCAGTTTGACAATATATTAACACTTCCTAAATTGCCACTAGTCATTGTAATATCATGCCATCCACGTGCGGCAAATTTGGTGTTATTTTCTTCTGAAATGTCTGAAATAACTTGGCACTTTTTgggggggcgggggcggggggaTATGCTAAGATTCAATCACAGGTACTTCATTAGAGGATTGTTGATGATTGGACACCCCCCGACTAGTATGATCTTTGATCCAAATTTAAGTATTCTATTTTCATCAACCAAAGATCTATAAGTTTAGCTATCTACAAATAAAATATCAAATTGGCTAAGCATTCATTTGCTTGAATTTGATTCCAGAGTCCCGACGAGGATGAGCCAGGACCTCACTGAAGACGGGGACAATGCGGCAACAAGGACATCATGGCGTCGAGGACGAGCCAAGACCTCACCGGAGACGGTGACGACATGGCTCGCTGCAACGTCGTTGATGTAAGAGAGTGGGGGTGCAGGCGCCAGCTGCGGATTGGGCAGGGCTGTGTGGTCAGGCGTCACACGGCAGTTAGACCTGAGTTGGAGAGTGGGCCAAGGCAGAGAAGGATGTTGAAGAACAATAGCACATCGATTCAACTGGAAATGATCGCTTGATGCCTAGGCGGTCCCATAGAAATAGATAATCATAATATATCATCGATAACCTATGATTATAGATGTTTGTCCGTCCCAAAGTCAGCATTACTATTCTTTACACACAACTTCTGCAAAGAAAGGAACGCAAGCAAATGAGATCAGTCAAAGCCAATGTTGTTCTTTATGATGGTCAGGCCACACCGTGATAAGTTTGTTGAAACACAAAGCTTGAGAGGAGATTTATAGCATGTAGGGGTCATGACACACCTTTTGGGACATTGTGGACCGCCCATCTAGCTCGTAATTCAGAAAGGTGGAAAGTTCATATGCATGGCTTAGCCTGAGAGCAAGCATAATAGGATAACATATGTAGAATATAAGAGATGCATCATTAGATTTTTGCCTAGTTGAAGGTGAGAGGAAAAGGAGAGAGAAGGGAAGGAGATTGCGGAGTTGCATCCAACTTTAACATGGGCTGCAACATTCTTTATGAGACAAGAATGTGGGTCATATATTAATGACATATCATATGACTAAATATTGTATGAGTGGGCTATTGGGTTGGCTATAGATGATGCGGAAACTCCATATAGCCGATTTTTTTGTGTGGGGGGGTTGGGGGAGGGGGGTCCATGAATGCATGCTTTTATCAGATTAGATGCTCcattgattccacctcccatgcCATTTTATTTAATATTAATTATATCCTTTGAACGGAAAGTAAAATttatattttgttttgcttgtgaTGAGGACTTTGAAACAAAAACACACTTGGGAAGGTTTTGACAATTTTTAAAATTTATCAAGTTTCGAAAGTTAAAATTTGGTTAAAAACGAAGTCCGTGTACTTGTTGAACTTGCTAAAACTTGACAAAAACTTAATCCTAAACCCAATACTCTAAAACTAAAATAACTACCAACTAAACTCTAAAACCTAAACATGAACTTAAAACTTGGTAAAACTTCATGACTTAACAAAAAATATGTTATGAATTCTAATTTTTCATATTTGCAATTTAATAGTTTTAAAACTTGTTAAAATATATTCAAGAGTGGTCTTGTTTGAAAGTCCTCGCTACGAGAAACACAAATATGCAAACAAAACATAAATTGGACCTCCAATTCAAAAGATGTAATACATATATAACTGAAAGTCAAAAGAAAAGACATACAAGATAAGATGGATGAAACGTGCCAAAAGCACGCATGCACGATGAACCGTTGGCGCTCTCTCCGTTGGCGTCCCGTCTTCCCTTGCCgctagtttttttttttttttgagtgCCACTAGTAGATAGTAGGCCTGTGTGCCGTCAAGTTATGTTATTGTTGATGTGTCAGCTCTTAAAGTATTAAGTTTGGTTCCTTTACTTTACGCGCGCGGACTCTATTACCCCCGACTTTATTCTTCCCCATACTGCAAACGATATGTCAATTGTTTGAGAAATAAAGTTTATGTCGTCTGTTGACTTTATTTATAAAGTTGGGCGTATGTTTTTTATTTAAAAACAAGGGTTTTTGTggtgatttttttatttttgagcAAAGTCTTCATGGTAATCAAAAGCGAAAAATTATGTAGAGGATCAGCCATTTTTTGAACCACGAGAAAATTCTACGGCCCACAAAATGTGTGTGTTGCCATTGCGTGCCCCTGCGAATTTCTCCACAAAGCTGCAGATTAGCAGCAGCTTGGTGCGGTAAAATCTTACCTAGGAGTGTGGCATTTCCAGCCCGAAATTGACCCGTTGAATACTTGAAATCGCGCGCACGGCTCCTTGCCTAGGAAGCACCCGCGACGTCACTCTGTCTGATATCTCATCTTTTGGAGTCAAATCTTGCAAGAGAAGGCGATGTCACGTATGAAAGGCCTGGCCAAAGCGCTCATACGATTCATTCAACAAATCGCATTACCACTACGCACGTACTAGCCCAGTGCGTCACTTGGAAGGCTCTACACGAGCTCAACCGCGCGTGGGCAATGGAGATCGAGTCCAACCCAAAGTATTGCAGAATTATTAAAGAATCATCATCTGAGGAGGACCGGCTGAGTGGCCTCCCTGACGACGTCCTCCACTCAATCGTCGGCCGGGTCCCCCTCAAACAAGCCGTCCGCACCAGCGCCCTCTCCATGAGCTGGGCGTGCCTCTGGCTCCACGCGCTCGCCGCCTCCGCCGTCCTCGACTTCACCGACTGCGACTTCGTCCACGGCCAGTCCCCGCGGCAGATCGTGGCCACAGTGAACCGCTGCCTCGAGGTCCACGGCGTGGCACCCATCGACGTGTTCCGCGTGGTTTTGTCCCCGTTCGACGCGTTTGGGCTGGACGTCGTCCGGTGGGCCGCGACCGCCTTGGGGAGAGGCGCCAGGGAGGTGGGGGTGGACCTGACGCAGCACGCCGACGGCCGCGGGGCTCTGGAGCTTCCCGGGGACATCTTGCTAAAATTTGggatgggctctaggcccatatagcaatttctgaaaactctctaagggcccatgtgggttatatggcactaatgtagtgggaagtttagtcccaccccggaagtggaagaggagttggacctccttataagggtttctcttctacatgctattggagcttgagaaaagaagaggccctcgcgcactcctcctccgccgcccgcctcgcggcgggttgcgggattgagccgagcccaGCTCACACCTACGCGCACGCCCACCTGCTCACGTTcgatcgtctacttcctctacgtccgcgtcgccttcatcatcaccatgtccaccgacgccgaacgtgccgccgaggacgccgcggcctctgcatggcctactggagggtataactcgtttatcccgcACCCTACTAttttctgttttagccatgctagcgttatacgtagatctttctgcaattagcgtagtatgtgctAGTTTGACTGAATATTAGTATGCGTTTATTTGTGTCAATGTCATGCTACtgatttactcgtggattaatttaatcgagaaattgcctatttactcaacaatccaaaaacctattatgtgtaggaatttttcggcaagtggctttgccgctgcactgaaaccggataagtttaccggtacATACTTGCGTTGGCAGACTAAGACCACGTTATGGCTCACGGctatgaacgtgttctgggtcaccggtgtctccacgagaacgattgctcctgaacaggagaaggcgttcAAGGAGGCTACCGTTGTGTTTCTCGGAGCAGTTCTTACCGTCATCGGAGATAAACTGGTCGACGCATATTTACATGTGCATGTCGCCaaggacttgtgggaggcgctcgAATCTAAGTTCGGGGCAGCCGATGCCGGGAGCGAGATGTATATTATAGAGCAGTTCCACGATTACAAGATGGTTGAAAACCGTCCTGTATTagagcaggctcatgagataatatgcattgttaaggagcttgaacttcttaagtgcgagttaccgggcaagtttgtcgcgggctgcataatcgctaagctccctaattcctggaggaactttgccaccactctgaaacatcagaggcgtgaattctctgtggaggatgtcattggccatctgagtgttgagcagaattcaagggcaaaggactcgcacggaaaaggggcggaagggacttctgtcgccaacatggtgaaccagaagaacttcaactcccacaagcccaagggaaagaacggtgtccaacataataccgactttaagaagaagggtaaaagaccttcaagaagaacaagaaggacgagggctgctttacttgtggttcggttgaACATTGGGCCAACAAGTGCGCAAACAAGTATAAGAAGTCAGGACAGGATTCCAAGTCCGTCAACATGATTGTGGACAACAATGAGAATGGTGCACCTGGGTACGGTAATTTATTTACTGTTTTTTCAGTGTTTCagcccaccgattggtgggtggaCACAGGTGCAGGTGTACATGTGTGTGCTCACATGTCATTGTTCActtcttaccaggtcacaggccacgggtccatattgatggggaatggcgcgagtgcttctgttcatggtgttggcacggtcgatctgaagtttacttcgggaaggatcgtgcagctgaagaacgtgcagcatgtccccgccatcaagaagaacctcgttagtggctcccttctatgtagagacgggtttaagttggttttcgagtctaataaattagttgttacaaaatatggactctttgttggaaaaggttatgagagcggagggatgttccgcctttccctcgcagatttttgtattaaagtcgtgaaccatgttcattcgaatgttaatgaatctgaagtttggcattcacgtctttgtcacattagtttcggtgttatgacgcggctagccaagttggatttaatcccgagttttactttagccaaaggttctaagtgcctttcatgtgtgcaagctaagcaacctcgcaagcctcacgaggccgcggaggagagacacttggcaccattagaactcatacattctgatctttgtgagatgaatggtgtgttgactaaaggtggaaagaaatacttcatgacattgatagatgattccactagatattgccatgtgtatctgttaaatactaaagatgaggctctacactactttaaaatctataaggcagaagttgagaatcaacttgaaaagaaaattaaacaagtccggtcagatcgtggtggagagtacttctcgAGTGAGTTTGATTCCTTCTGTGCGGAAAACggcattattcatgagaggacgcctccctattcaccccagtcaaacggggttgtCGAGTGAAAAAatcgtactctaactgatttggttaatgccatgttagatacatcgggtttatccaaggcatggtggggggaggctatattgacggcatgtcatgtcctgaataacgttccgacaaaggataatgagatcactccctatgagaaatgggcaaagagaaggacaacactctcgtacttgcgcacttggggctgtctggcgaaagtcaatgtgccgatccccaaaaagcgtaagcttggacccaacaatgtggactgcgttaatttgggctacgctaagaacaacattggctatagatttctagtagtgaaatatgaggtacctgaccagaaggtcggtacaattatggagtctaaggatgctacattcttcgAGGATATTTTTCCTATGAGAAATACGCAAAGCACTTATAGACAGGAATCTGAGgagactcctgaacctgccatccctatggaatattatgaacaaacacatgatgaaaatcctgaggaggatgacgaggaaacccttggtaggggcaagagacaaaggactgcaaagacctttggtgatgatttcttcatgtacctcgtggatgatactcccatttctatttcagaagcgtatgcctctccagaagctgactactggaaggatgcggtacatagcgagatggattccatcatggctaacgggacatgggagatcactgagAGTCCCTATGGTTGCAAACCATAAGGATGTAActgggtgttcaagaagaagcttaggcccgatggtacaattgaaaagtacaaggctaggcttgtggccatgggctatgaccagaaagaagagcaagatttcttcgacacttattcacctgtggctagactgaccaccattcgagtattactctcattggcagcctcgcatggtcttctcgtccaccagatggatgttaagacggcttttctgaatggagagctaaacgaggaaatctacatgcaacaaccagatggctttgtgatagatggtcaggaaagaaaggtgtgtaggttgctgaaatctttatatggcctgaagcaagcacctaagcaatggcatgataagtttaatacaactctgacatctgttggtttcgttgttaatgaggctgacaaatgtgtatactatcgccatggtgggggcgaaggagttatgctgtgcttgtatgttgatgacatactgatattcggaaccaacctcaaagtcattgaggaggtcaagtcgtttctgtctcagaactttgagatgaaagaccttggtgtggctgatgttatcttgaacatcaagctaccgcgagataatgagggtgggattacacttctgcaatcccactatgttgagaaggtgttgagtcgttttggatattcggattgcacaccatctcaaacaccatatgatcctagcgtgtTGATTCGAAAGTCCAACGGCACGGCTATAGATCAGTTGAGATACTCTCAAATCATTGGTTCACTGATGTACCTAGCGAGCGCAACGAGGCCCGACATCgcgtttgctgtgagcaaactgagccggtttgtttccaaACCGGGTGATGTACATTGGCATGCTGTTGAACGAGCTTTGCGCTATCTGAAAGGTACTATGAACTATGGACTTCACTATACCGGAGACCcgtcggtacttgaagggtatagtgatgaAAATTGGATCTCTaatgctgatgagatgaaggccacaactgggtatatgtttactcttggaggtggcgctgtttcctggaagtgttgcaagcaaacgatcttaacgagatcgaaaatggaagcagaattaactgcATTAGACACATCTGGTGTTGAAGCGAGATGGCTTCAAGATCTTTTGATGGACTTGCTATTGGTTGATAAACCGGTTccggctatccttatgaactgtgacaatcagtctgtcatcaccaaggtgaagagttcaaaggacaacatgaagtccaccaaacacataagaatgagattcaaagctgtcagaaaattaagaaactccggagtgatagcgttggactatgtccatacggctaagaatctggcagatccctttacgaaagggctatcacgtgttgtgatagataatgcatcgagggagatgggtatgagacccacatgagttgccatggtagtaacccaacctatgtgatcggagatcccgtgaattaggacctgggaaaacaagccagtggtgaactgaggagagtaactatactaacccactccgttggagatgcaatactctcgatactatatggtaggatgactactgtcttaatgtgttccGAAGCTTATATAAGCAAGATTCTATCCTACAGagcgatctttggaggaacacacctatatgagcccgactgctggtcacagtctatgagattggggtgatctctagtaagctcatgaaTAGGCCATGAGTTTGACttatatgctccacccgaggggtcaGCCTTCGACAGCCCAGTACTAGTAAGACGTGTGGTGAAACTTCTttacgccaaactgacaattcaagggATAGTCCATTGTTCGGTTGTGAAGGAGTGTAGCTACTTGCTCTAGGTGAAGCTCAACCTTAACAGGTCTtcactgaaacactggtatatcgaaacagtaattggaacagaggacacaatgggcccttgagatctggtggggtattgctgaaatttgagatgggctctaggcccatatagcaatttctgaaaaatgtctaagggcccatgtgggttatatggaactaggtgtagtgggaagtttagtcccaccccg
The Aegilops tauschii subsp. strangulata cultivar AL8/78 chromosome 3, Aet v6.0, whole genome shotgun sequence genome window above contains:
- the LOC109748809 gene encoding F-box protein At5g03100-like: MEIESNPKYCRIIKESSSEEDRLSGLPDDVLHSIVGRVPLKQAVRTSALSMSWACLWLHALAASAVLDFTDCDFVHGQSPRQIVATVNRCLEVHGVAPIDVFRVVLSPFDAFGLDVVRWAATALGRGAREVGVDLTQHADGRGALELPGDILLKFGMGSRPI